In Geobacillus kaustophilus, a genomic segment contains:
- a CDS encoding FadR/GntR family transcriptional regulator — protein sequence MAFKRIKTKKIYEEVAEAIFDMIKNGELKPGDKLDSVQQLAEQFQVGRAAIREALTALKAMGLIELRQGEGTYVREFDPTMMTFPLSMAVLMNKEDIWHLLEVRKLLEAGAASLAASKRTERDLEAMAKALKQMKEGIGSGELGEKADLAFHMAIAAASQNPMLTSIMNSVSGMIVETMRETRRIWLFSKQTTTEKLLAEHQAIFEAIREQNPDAARARMLEHLTNVENVLRRYVRTQQPN from the coding sequence TTGGCGTTTAAACGAATTAAAACGAAAAAAATTTATGAAGAAGTGGCCGAAGCGATTTTTGATATGATCAAAAACGGCGAACTGAAACCCGGTGACAAACTTGATTCCGTCCAGCAGCTCGCTGAGCAATTTCAAGTTGGGCGCGCCGCCATTCGCGAGGCGCTCACTGCCTTGAAAGCAATGGGGTTGATCGAACTGCGGCAAGGCGAAGGGACGTACGTGCGTGAGTTCGATCCGACGATGATGACGTTTCCGTTATCAATGGCTGTCTTAATGAACAAAGAAGATATTTGGCATTTGCTTGAAGTGCGCAAGCTGCTTGAGGCGGGCGCCGCCTCGCTTGCCGCCTCCAAGCGGACAGAGCGCGACCTTGAGGCGATGGCGAAGGCGCTCAAACAAATGAAGGAAGGCATCGGCAGCGGTGAGCTCGGCGAAAAAGCTGATTTAGCCTTTCATATGGCCATCGCTGCGGCGTCGCAAAATCCGATGCTCACAAGCATCATGAACAGCGTTTCCGGCATGATCGTTGAAACAATGCGGGAAACGCGCCGCATTTGGCTGTTTTCCAAACAGACAACGACTGAAAAGCTGCTCGCCGAGCACCAAGCGATCTTCGAAGCCATTCGCGAACAAAATCCAGATGCCGCCCGGGCGCGCATGCTTGAACATTTGACCAATGTCGAAAACGTGTTGCGTCGCTACGTTCGCACTCAGCAGCCAAACTGA
- a CDS encoding (Fe-S)-binding protein, which translates to MKVSLFVTCLIDLFYTNAGKATVELLERLGCEIDFPEAQTCCGQPAYNSGYVKEAKEAMKQMMRAFAHADYVVTPSGSCAAMLKEYPHIFHGDPEWEDEANRLAAKTYELTQFLVDVLKVEDVGASLHGRATYHTSCHMTRLLGVKDAPLRLLEHVKGLELVPLPNAHQCCGFGGTFSVKMGPISEQMVDEKIAHIEETEADYLIGADCGCLMNIGGRIERLGKPIRVMHIAEVLNARN; encoded by the coding sequence ATGAAAGTGTCATTGTTCGTCACTTGCCTCATCGACCTTTTTTACACAAACGCCGGCAAGGCGACCGTCGAACTGCTCGAACGGCTCGGCTGCGAGATTGATTTTCCGGAGGCGCAAACGTGCTGCGGACAGCCAGCGTATAACAGCGGTTATGTCAAAGAGGCGAAAGAGGCAATGAAACAGATGATGCGCGCGTTCGCCCACGCCGATTACGTTGTCACCCCATCCGGCTCGTGCGCGGCGATGCTGAAAGAGTATCCGCATATTTTCCACGGCGACCCGGAATGGGAAGACGAAGCGAACCGGCTGGCGGCAAAAACGTACGAACTGACGCAATTTCTCGTTGACGTGCTCAAAGTCGAGGATGTCGGCGCCTCGCTCCACGGGCGGGCGACATACCATACATCCTGTCATATGACAAGGCTTCTTGGCGTCAAAGACGCACCGCTCCGCCTATTGGAACATGTCAAAGGGCTCGAGCTCGTTCCGCTGCCTAACGCCCATCAATGCTGCGGGTTTGGCGGCACATTTTCCGTCAAAATGGGGCCGATTTCCGAACAAATGGTTGACGAAAAAATCGCGCATATCGAGGAGACCGAAGCCGATTACTTGATTGGGGCCGACTGCGGCTGTTTGATGAACATCGGCGGACGCATCGAACGGCTCGGCAAGCCGATCCGCGTCATGCATATCGCTGAAGTGTTGAACGCACGCAACTAA
- a CDS encoding LutB/LldF family L-lactate oxidation iron-sulfur protein, with protein sequence MPMKIENGSFWKRVEENLNNDFMRRAVAGMQDRGYVRRLGVIEELGHWEEWRSLAEQIRKHTLENLDYYLMQLSENVAKRGGHVFFAQTAEEANDYIRRVALEKQAKKIVKSKSMVTEEINLNRVLEAIGCQVVETDLGEYILQIDDHDPPSHIVGPALHKNKEQIRDVFRRKLGYTKSSDPVELARHARQMLRRDYLTADIGITGCNFAIAESGSITLVTNEGNADLVTALPKTQITVMGMERIVPTFEEMEVLVSMLTRSAVGQKLTSYITVLTGPRDEGDADGPEEFHLVIVDNGRSSILGTELQPVLQCIRCAACVNVCPVYRHIGGHSYGSIYSGPIGAVLSPLLGGYDDYKELPYASSLCAACTEACPVKIPLHELLIKHRQIIVEREGKAPVAEKLAMKAFRLGTASPSLYRFGTKLAPGAFAPFVEDGRITKGPGPLKAWTESREFPAPSKERFRDWFRDRQKGGTPS encoded by the coding sequence ATGCCGATGAAAATCGAAAACGGGTCGTTTTGGAAACGGGTCGAAGAAAATTTAAACAACGACTTTATGCGCAGGGCGGTCGCCGGCATGCAAGACCGCGGCTATGTGCGGCGGCTTGGCGTCATCGAAGAGCTCGGCCATTGGGAAGAGTGGCGCTCGCTTGCCGAACAAATCCGAAAACATACGCTGGAAAACTTGGACTATTATTTAATGCAGCTCAGTGAAAACGTTGCCAAACGGGGCGGACACGTTTTTTTCGCTCAGACAGCTGAAGAAGCGAACGACTATATCCGCCGCGTCGCTTTGGAAAAGCAAGCGAAAAAAATCGTCAAATCGAAATCGATGGTGACAGAAGAAATCAACTTAAACCGAGTGCTTGAGGCCATCGGCTGCCAAGTGGTCGAAACGGACCTTGGCGAATACATTTTGCAAATCGATGACCATGACCCGCCATCGCATATCGTCGGCCCGGCGCTGCATAAAAACAAAGAGCAAATTCGCGACGTCTTCCGCCGCAAGCTCGGCTATACGAAATCGTCCGATCCAGTTGAGCTTGCGCGCCACGCCCGCCAGATGCTGCGGCGCGACTATTTGACAGCCGACATCGGCATTACCGGCTGCAACTTCGCCATCGCCGAATCGGGCTCGATTACGCTCGTTACGAACGAAGGCAACGCCGACTTGGTGACAGCGCTGCCGAAAACGCAAATTACCGTCATGGGGATGGAACGGATCGTCCCGACGTTTGAGGAGATGGAAGTGCTTGTGAGCATGCTGACGCGCAGCGCCGTCGGACAAAAATTGACAAGCTACATTACGGTCCTCACCGGCCCACGCGACGAAGGCGACGCTGACGGTCCGGAAGAATTCCATCTCGTCATCGTGGACAACGGGCGCTCATCGATTTTAGGCACCGAGTTGCAGCCGGTGCTGCAATGCATCCGCTGCGCCGCCTGTGTCAACGTCTGCCCAGTATATCGCCATATCGGCGGCCATTCGTATGGCTCGATTTACTCCGGCCCGATCGGTGCCGTGTTGTCGCCTCTGTTGGGCGGCTATGACGATTACAAAGAGCTCCCGTACGCATCCTCACTTTGCGCCGCCTGTACGGAAGCGTGCCCGGTGAAAATCCCGCTTCACGAGCTGTTGATTAAACATCGCCAAATCATCGTTGAGCGCGAAGGAAAAGCGCCGGTCGCAGAAAAATTGGCGATGAAGGCGTTTCGTCTCGGAACAGCCTCGCCATCGTTATACCGCTTTGGCACAAAACTCGCTCCAGGCGCCTTCGCTCCGTTCGTTGAGGACGGGCGCATCACGAAAGGCCCCGGCCCGCTCAAAGCGTGGACGGAAAGCCGCGAGTTTCCGGCGCCAAGCAAAGAGCGGTTCCGCGACTGGTTCCGCGACCGCCAAAAAGGAGGAACCCCGTCATGA
- a CDS encoding LutC/YkgG family protein: MTRGTIYNRDAFLENIAQRLGRSPRLSGVSRPQWSYQPQWTVFAGRSQEDLLKVLQKQCELIHTDYIETTSAELAGALKRQVAAYGGGPIIVPDDPRFAEYGLSALLRDKWPAEQTTVHIWNPMLGRKNIDAAEQANVGIAFSDITLAESGTVVLISRNEQGRAIHFLPKTYIAIVPKSTVVPRMTQAAAYIHEQIEKGALVPSCINFITGPSNSADIEMNLVVGVHGPMKAAYIIVTDR, from the coding sequence ATGACCCGTGGCACCATTTATAACCGCGATGCGTTTTTAGAGAACATCGCCCAGCGTCTCGGAAGAAGCCCCCGCCTATCCGGGGTTTCCCGACCGCAATGGAGCTATCAGCCGCAATGGACGGTATTTGCCGGGCGCAGCCAAGAGGACCTATTGAAAGTGCTGCAAAAACAATGCGAATTGATCCATACCGATTACATCGAGACGACAAGCGCCGAACTCGCCGGCGCGCTGAAGCGGCAAGTCGCCGCCTATGGAGGCGGCCCGATCATCGTGCCGGATGATCCACGCTTTGCCGAATATGGACTGTCCGCCTTGCTTCGCGACAAATGGCCCGCGGAACAAACGACCGTCCATATTTGGAATCCGATGCTTGGCCGAAAAAACATTGACGCCGCCGAGCAGGCGAACGTCGGCATCGCTTTTAGCGACATCACCCTCGCCGAATCGGGGACGGTCGTATTGATTTCCCGCAATGAACAAGGTCGGGCCATTCACTTTTTGCCGAAAACGTATATCGCCATCGTGCCGAAAAGCACGGTCGTGCCGCGCATGACGCAAGCGGCGGCTTACATTCACGAGCAAATCGAAAAAGGCGCCCTGGTCCCGTCATGCATCAACTTCATCACCGGCCCAAGCAACTCAGCCGACATTGAAATGAACTTGGTCGTCGGCGTCCACGGGCCAATGAAAGCGGCGTACATCATCGTCACCGATCGGTGA
- a CDS encoding IS630 family transposase has product MITKETEDAVLLYIDETHIRSYHVLRSTWSEVGRQKRVPTFGHHAHVSVFGAVNVHDGDIVLHQTEAANAATFLDFLRLLKERHPNRIIALVLDNARIHHARMVKDFLREEGQCFHFLYLPPYSPQLNPIERLWKWLKDTMIANAFHKDRHEIVQAVQRFAHYIQERPEEVLRRLGCSA; this is encoded by the coding sequence TTGATCACCAAGGAGACAGAAGATGCCGTTCTTCTGTACATCGATGAAACGCATATCCGCTCTTATCATGTCTTGCGATCCACTTGGTCCGAGGTCGGTCGTCAAAAACGTGTGCCGACATTCGGCCATCATGCCCATGTTTCGGTATTTGGCGCGGTGAACGTCCACGATGGGGACATCGTGCTTCACCAAACAGAAGCCGCCAACGCTGCGACGTTCTTGGATTTCTTGCGCCTGCTCAAAGAGCGGCATCCCAACCGGATCATTGCGCTCGTCTTGGACAATGCCCGGATTCATCACGCTCGAATGGTGAAGGACTTTTTGCGAGAAGAAGGACAATGTTTTCATTTCCTGTATCTGCCTCCCTACTCGCCGCAGCTCAACCCGATCGAGCGTTTGTGGAAATGGCTGAAGGATACGATGATCGCCAACGCCTTTCACAAAGACCGCCACGAGATCGTGCAAGCGGTTCAACGATTTGCTCATTACATTCAGGAACGCCCGGAGGAAGTGTTGCGGCGCTTGGGGTGTTCCGCGTAA
- a CDS encoding IS630 family transposase has product MKRLNITHDHGWTPRTLRKQERKIKNALLRQRVMAVRLVMEGYLGKEAASMVNVCRQTVSHYVSLFNEGGLELLLHRDFAPGREPFLTEEQQEEIKQLVLTTTPAELGWDVASAWNTKLLQSYVEKHFGVCLSREALRKLLHRQGLSWTRPTYTLAKGNPDEQKQFEKQMDLIKKT; this is encoded by the coding sequence ATGAAACGTCTCAACATCACCCATGATCACGGATGGACGCCACGGACGCTTCGCAAACAGGAACGGAAAATCAAAAACGCGCTTCTTCGCCAACGGGTGATGGCGGTTCGTTTGGTCATGGAAGGTTATTTGGGCAAAGAGGCGGCCTCCATGGTCAACGTGTGCCGACAAACCGTTTCCCATTATGTGTCGCTGTTCAATGAAGGCGGTCTGGAGCTCTTGCTTCATCGGGATTTCGCCCCTGGACGGGAGCCGTTTCTCACCGAAGAACAGCAGGAAGAGATCAAACAGCTTGTGTTGACCACCACTCCCGCGGAACTGGGCTGGGACGTCGCTTCGGCCTGGAACACCAAACTCCTGCAATCCTATGTCGAAAAGCACTTTGGTGTTTGCCTTTCCCGTGAAGCGCTGCGAAAACTCCTGCACCGTCAAGGTCTGTCATGGACTCGCCCTACGTACACGCTGGCGAAAGGGAATCCGGATGAGCAAAAGCAATTTGAAAAGCAAATGGATTTGATAAAAAAAACTTGA
- a CDS encoding amidase domain-containing protein, giving the protein MGGSAYVWWYNTKGTSGTGDDAWTYSWSVAHDQAYHLCRNNETDEHRGTYVAKATDLQLGDSIYYDFDGDGILDHSAIVVEIKNGQPYVNYHTNDTYHRYWDLGTKTTRFLHVTDFYWINYIHAH; this is encoded by the coding sequence TTGGGTGGAAGCGCGTATGTTTGGTGGTACAATACCAAAGGAACTTCAGGGACCGGGGATGACGCATGGACTTACAGCTGGTCCGTGGCCCACGATCAAGCGTATCATCTTTGCCGGAATAACGAGACGGATGAGCACCGTGGCACGTACGTTGCCAAGGCAACTGATCTGCAGTTAGGTGACAGCATATATTACGATTTTGACGGTGATGGCATCTTGGATCACAGCGCGATTGTCGTTGAGATCAAGAACGGCCAGCCGTATGTCAACTACCATACCAATGATACGTATCATCGCTATTGGGATTTGGGGACCAAAACGACACGTTTCCTCCATGTGACAGATTTCTATTGGATTAACTATATACATGCTCATTAA
- a CDS encoding response regulator transcription factor, whose translation MAKKHHISQRSVEKHLSRIFNKLHVSSRIEAVEKAKQLGLIPELHVLRTPSSDR comes from the coding sequence ATTGCCAAAAAACATCATATAAGCCAGCGAAGTGTAGAAAAACACCTATCGCGTATTTTCAACAAGCTACACGTATCTTCACGAATAGAAGCCGTGGAAAAAGCCAAACAATTAGGGCTCATTCCAGAGCTTCATGTGTTGCGAACGCCTTCATCGGATCGGTGA
- a CDS encoding D-2-hydroxyacid dehydrogenase → MNIQRILVTGRLYAELAALLPDKRPDKEFRFVAEEELKEADFAWADAYVGFRPAGPFSLASLRWVHSLGAGVDAFLWKREWKKDVLLTRTIGSFGEQISEYCLSYLLRDAQCHDVYAWYQEQRQWKPIAPKRLGEQRIVIYGTGKIGRRIAETLRLFGVSPIGVSHSGRETPPFSAVYRHGEAREALACADWVIAALPLTEETYHLFDEQFFSCLHNAGFINVGRGATVEETALVGALENRNVRLAVLDVFEEEPLPPHSPLWVHPNIIITPHIAALTSTEDAARSILDTLRCIEAGEPLHNAVDVSRRY, encoded by the coding sequence ATGAACATCCAACGCATTCTCGTGACGGGAAGGCTTTATGCCGAGCTTGCCGCCCTTCTTCCGGACAAGCGGCCCGATAAAGAGTTTCGCTTTGTCGCTGAAGAAGAATTGAAGGAGGCTGATTTCGCTTGGGCGGATGCGTACGTCGGCTTCCGCCCGGCCGGGCCGTTTTCGCTTGCGTCGCTTCGTTGGGTGCATTCCCTCGGCGCGGGCGTTGACGCATTTTTGTGGAAACGGGAATGGAAGAAGGACGTGCTGCTGACGCGGACGATCGGCTCGTTTGGCGAGCAGATCAGTGAATATTGTTTGAGCTATTTGCTGCGCGACGCTCAGTGCCATGATGTCTATGCATGGTATCAAGAACAGCGGCAGTGGAAGCCGATCGCCCCGAAACGGCTTGGCGAACAGCGGATTGTCATTTATGGAACGGGTAAGATCGGCCGGCGCATCGCGGAAACGCTTCGTCTGTTCGGCGTTTCGCCGATCGGCGTATCGCATAGCGGCCGAGAAACGCCGCCATTTTCGGCTGTTTACCGCCATGGAGAGGCTAGGGAAGCGCTTGCTTGCGCCGATTGGGTGATCGCTGCCCTTCCGCTTACCGAGGAAACGTATCATCTCTTTGATGAGCAGTTTTTTTCCTGTTTGCATAATGCAGGTTTTATTAATGTCGGCCGCGGCGCGACGGTCGAGGAGACGGCGCTTGTCGGCGCGCTCGAAAACCGCAACGTTCGCCTGGCGGTGCTCGATGTGTTCGAAGAAGAGCCGCTCCCGCCGCACTCGCCGCTATGGGTTCATCCGAACATCATCATCACCCCGCATATCGCGGCGCTTACGTCGACAGAGGACGCCGCCCGCAGCATTTTAGATACGCTCCGCTGCATCGAAGCCGGCGAACCGCTTCACAATGCGGTCGATGTCAGCCGGCGATATTGA
- a CDS encoding TerC family protein produces MTISAAALLALWKIIAIDIILSGDNAVVIAMATRRLPKDQRNKAIVWGTAGAVLLRILFAIVIVFLLQIPFIHFAGGLLLVWIAYKVLVEREEEANVRSADRLLKAIMTIMIADAVMSLDNVVAVAGAAEGHLGMLALGVAISIPIMIFGSKAIVHIMENHRWIAYVGSSILAWTAGKMMAGDEGVLHWLHLSHGPFVYAVAAGVTIFVVSAGYITNKKAEREEGTLI; encoded by the coding sequence TTGACGATTTCGGCCGCGGCGCTGTTGGCGTTATGGAAGATTATTGCGATTGACATTATTTTGTCGGGGGATAATGCGGTTGTCATTGCGATGGCGACGCGGCGGCTGCCGAAAGACCAGCGGAACAAAGCGATCGTTTGGGGAACGGCGGGGGCGGTGCTGCTGCGCATTTTGTTTGCGATTGTCATCGTCTTTTTGCTCCAAATCCCGTTTATTCACTTTGCGGGCGGTTTGCTGCTTGTATGGATCGCCTATAAAGTGCTCGTTGAGCGGGAAGAGGAAGCAAACGTAAGATCGGCAGACCGGTTGTTGAAGGCGATTATGACGATTATGATCGCCGATGCGGTCATGAGCTTGGACAATGTCGTCGCCGTCGCTGGTGCGGCGGAGGGGCATCTCGGCATGCTTGCGCTTGGAGTGGCCATCAGCATCCCGATCATGATTTTCGGTTCGAAAGCGATCGTCCACATCATGGAGAACCATCGTTGGATTGCGTACGTTGGTTCGAGCATTTTGGCGTGGACGGCCGGGAAGATGATGGCGGGGGATGAAGGGGTGCTGCATTGGCTTCACTTGTCACATGGTCCGTTCGTCTATGCCGTTGCCGCCGGTGTGACGATCTTTGTCGTGTCTGCCGGCTATATCACGAATAAAAAGGCCGAGCGTGAAGAAGGGACGCTTATTTGA
- the hutH gene encoding histidine ammonia-lyase translates to MVVLTGHTLTIDEVRRVVYERERVAAAEESMRAVEKSRAAVEQAISNGRTIYGVNTGLGKLADVRIGGSDLEQLQINLLRSHACAVGEPFAEDVVRAMLLLRANALLKGYSGVRPAVIEQLLTFLNTGIHPIVPQQGSLGASGDLAPLAHLALALVGEGEVMYQGQRMPAAQALSQAGISPLSLQAKEGLALINGTQAMTAVGALACLEAGQLAYDSEWIAALTLEALYGIVDAFDARIHAVRGFQEQAEVAERIRRYLDGSQLTTRQGERRVQDAYSIRCIPQVHGASLRALRYVKETLEIEMNAATDNPLIFDDGAVLSGGNFHGQPAAIAMDLLKIAVAELANISERRIERLVNPQLNEGLPPFLSPKPGLQSGAMIMQYVAASLVSENKTLAHPASVDSIPSSANQEDHVSMGTIAARHAYMIVQNARKVLAIELICALQAVEARGVERMAPATRQWYHEARRIVPPIVADRIFSDDIEAMAVWLRERAKHRSLCDETKA, encoded by the coding sequence ATGGTTGTTTTGACCGGACATACATTGACGATCGATGAGGTAAGACGTGTTGTCTATGAGCGGGAGCGGGTGGCGGCTGCGGAGGAAAGCATGAGGGCTGTCGAGAAAAGCCGCGCGGCAGTGGAGCAAGCGATCTCCAATGGACGGACGATCTATGGCGTGAATACGGGCCTTGGCAAACTCGCCGATGTGCGCATTGGCGGAAGCGATCTTGAGCAGCTGCAAATCAATCTTCTCCGCTCGCACGCCTGTGCTGTCGGCGAGCCATTTGCCGAAGATGTCGTGCGGGCGATGCTTCTTTTGCGGGCGAATGCGTTGTTGAAAGGGTATTCCGGCGTGCGTCCAGCGGTCATTGAGCAGCTGCTCACGTTTTTGAACACCGGCATCCATCCGATCGTGCCGCAGCAAGGCTCCCTCGGCGCGAGCGGCGATTTAGCTCCGCTCGCCCACTTGGCGCTGGCGCTTGTTGGAGAAGGAGAGGTGATGTATCAAGGGCAGCGCATGCCTGCCGCCCAAGCGCTTTCACAAGCGGGAATTTCACCACTTTCCCTTCAAGCGAAAGAAGGGTTGGCGCTCATTAATGGCACGCAGGCGATGACGGCCGTTGGGGCGCTTGCTTGCTTGGAGGCGGGGCAGCTTGCTTATGACAGCGAATGGATCGCAGCGCTGACGCTTGAGGCGCTTTATGGCATTGTGGACGCGTTTGACGCCCGCATCCACGCAGTCCGCGGGTTTCAGGAGCAGGCGGAGGTGGCGGAACGGATACGCCGCTACCTAGATGGCAGCCAACTCACAACAAGGCAAGGGGAGCGGCGCGTGCAAGACGCCTACTCCATCCGCTGCATTCCGCAAGTGCACGGGGCGTCGCTCAGGGCGCTTCGCTATGTAAAAGAAACGTTGGAAATCGAAATGAATGCGGCGACCGACAATCCGCTCATTTTTGATGACGGGGCGGTGCTCTCTGGCGGCAACTTCCATGGCCAGCCGGCGGCGATCGCCATGGATTTGTTGAAAATCGCCGTGGCGGAACTGGCCAACATCAGCGAGCGCCGCATCGAACGGCTCGTCAATCCGCAGCTCAATGAAGGGTTGCCGCCGTTTTTAAGCCCCAAGCCTGGCTTGCAGTCTGGAGCGATGATCATGCAGTATGTGGCCGCTTCGCTTGTATCGGAAAACAAGACGCTCGCTCACCCAGCCAGCGTCGATTCGATCCCGTCATCGGCCAACCAAGAAGATCACGTCAGCATGGGAACGATCGCCGCCCGCCATGCGTACATGATCGTGCAAAACGCAAGAAAAGTGCTGGCGATTGAGCTCATTTGCGCTTTGCAGGCTGTTGAAGCGCGCGGTGTTGAGAGGATGGCTCCGGCGACAAGGCAGTGGTACCATGAGGCGCGCCGCATCGTTCCCCCTATTGTGGCGGACCGCATCTTTTCCGATGACATTGAAGCGATGGCAGTTTGGTTGAGAGAAAGGGCAAAACATCGCTCCCTCTGTGATGAAACGAAAGCTTAG
- the hutP gene encoding hut operon transcriptional regulator HutP → METRQARIGRQALLLAMLDEGEEGPVLSQLEALSWRYCQGRVGAMEPQKIVAAIETAAKRHGVVDGGLYRDMHALYHAILEAVHGVTRGQVELGDLLRTAGLRFAVVRGMPYEQPNEGEWVAVALYGTIGAPVRGLEHEAVGLGINHI, encoded by the coding sequence ATGGAAACAAGACAAGCGCGCATCGGCCGGCAGGCATTGCTGCTGGCGATGCTGGACGAGGGGGAGGAAGGCCCGGTCTTGAGCCAGCTTGAGGCGCTTTCATGGCGCTATTGTCAAGGGCGGGTCGGGGCGATGGAGCCGCAAAAAATCGTCGCGGCGATTGAGACGGCGGCAAAGCGGCATGGGGTGGTGGACGGCGGCTTGTATCGCGACATGCACGCCTTATACCATGCGATTTTAGAGGCGGTGCATGGCGTGACGAGGGGGCAGGTAGAGCTGGGAGATTTGTTGAGAACTGCTGGCCTTCGTTTCGCTGTCGTGCGCGGTATGCCGTATGAGCAGCCGAACGAGGGGGAATGGGTCGCTGTCGCCTTGTACGGGACGATCGGCGCTCCCGTGAGAGGTCTTGAGCATGAGGCGGTTGGGCTCGGAATCAATCATATATAG
- a CDS encoding SPFH domain-containing protein, with protein MREQEAWRMDGFIGIGCVALFVMAGFVSLIQVQLLLAVFCFVLAAFLATGITIVQPNQAKVIIFFGRYFGTIRDSGLFFTVPLTVRKKVSLRVRNFTSNKLKVNDVQGNPIEIAAVVVFRVIDSAKAVFDVDDYEQFVEIQSEAAIRHVATKYPYDTFEDDNDITLRGNADVISDVLAAELQERLRIAGVDVMEARLTHLAYSPEIASAMLQRQQAAAILAARKKIVEGAVSMAQMAIEQLDKENVLELDDERKAAMVNNLMVAIVSERATQPVINAGSLY; from the coding sequence ATGAGAGAACAAGAAGCATGGCGCATGGATGGATTTATCGGCATCGGATGCGTCGCCCTTTTCGTTATGGCTGGTTTTGTCAGCCTTATTCAAGTGCAGCTCTTATTGGCTGTTTTCTGCTTCGTTCTTGCCGCCTTCTTGGCGACTGGCATCACGATCGTTCAGCCGAATCAAGCGAAAGTGATCATTTTTTTCGGCCGCTATTTTGGCACGATTCGCGACAGCGGGCTGTTTTTCACCGTGCCGCTCACCGTTCGCAAGAAAGTATCGCTGCGCGTGCGCAACTTCACGAGCAACAAGCTGAAAGTGAACGACGTTCAAGGCAATCCTATTGAAATCGCCGCTGTCGTCGTCTTTCGCGTCATCGATTCAGCCAAGGCGGTGTTTGACGTTGATGATTACGAACAGTTTGTTGAAATTCAAAGCGAAGCGGCCATCCGCCATGTAGCGACGAAATATCCGTACGACACGTTTGAAGACGACAACGACATTACGCTGCGCGGCAATGCGGATGTCATTTCCGATGTGCTTGCCGCAGAATTGCAAGAACGGCTGCGCATTGCCGGAGTTGACGTGATGGAAGCGCGCCTCACCCACCTGGCCTACTCGCCGGAAATTGCGAGCGCCATGTTGCAGCGTCAACAAGCCGCCGCCATTTTGGCCGCTCGAAAAAAAATCGTCGAAGGCGCTGTCTCGATGGCGCAAATGGCGATTGAACAACTTGACAAAGAAAATGTTTTAGAGTTAGATGATGAACGGAAGGCCGCCATGGTGAACAACTTGATGGTAGCGATCGTTTCCGAGCGCGCCACTCAGCCGGTCATCAATGCCGGGAGTCTATATTAA